From Erwinia sp. HDF1-3R, one genomic window encodes:
- a CDS encoding methyltransferase domain-containing protein, with translation MNTNLQNLVSVLPEVYQTIYGHNEWDGDVSRDCSERLDIIAKNYLTLSKKLNRPLRVLDLGCAQGFFSLSLASLGASVHGIDFLQENINVCNALADENRTLTVTFQKGRIEEIIETIEPGHYDFVIGLSVFHHIVHEHGIERVKSWLLKLANSVHVIILELALKSEPLYWAVSQPTEPRELIEQCSFYQQIAHFSTHLSNISRPMFIISNDYLIINDYCEKFYKWSLNPYEDANSVHKGSRRYFFGKDVVCKLYHFSTLSGTLLPAESERNLVELKQEISFLKTPPPGFPVPKLFLGGFDVNQGWLVMERFEGILLLERISQEEILDVDGIFSQLLEQLVILEKNGLYHDDIRTWNILVDDSGELKLIDYGSISSQPKDCVWPDNIFQSFCILVNEILNPKSTTGGFLRPAALSPFNLPEVYASWLSSFWSYPVAEWSFALLLELFHKRKELPKITDLKNGLEIWIGASEKVTMHNQSHIHQVDALMNECRARVENIELHLEHGLSEKIAQIKKDNDINIEKIESQISSSHGRIQQIEQLVNESIIQKIDFLKEQGLIFEKALLEYKNIIASDGNNQELTLLPHEVLQVKITEAEQRIDRLAAENSALQTQIQLILQSRSWKMTAWWRTLGHPIKNFIVKPKRHVIKSGTKIFLIKTASYIKNRPLLKKRVLKGLSFTGLYPLSIKLYQRVFPINNSEPISVELPQEDILTSYKDNTQLPSLVEEIYLKIKR, from the coding sequence ATGAATACTAACCTGCAGAATCTAGTGTCAGTACTGCCAGAAGTATATCAAACAATTTATGGTCATAATGAATGGGACGGTGATGTGTCCCGTGATTGTAGTGAACGCCTTGATATAATTGCTAAAAATTATTTGACCCTTTCAAAGAAACTAAATCGCCCGCTACGTGTTCTTGATTTAGGATGTGCACAAGGTTTTTTCAGCTTGAGTCTGGCGAGTCTTGGCGCTTCAGTACATGGCATTGATTTCCTCCAAGAAAATATCAACGTTTGCAATGCTCTGGCGGATGAAAACAGGACGTTAACAGTCACCTTCCAAAAAGGACGTATTGAAGAGATAATCGAGACAATTGAGCCGGGGCATTACGATTTTGTAATTGGCTTAAGCGTATTTCATCATATAGTCCATGAACACGGCATTGAAAGAGTCAAATCCTGGTTATTAAAATTGGCTAATTCTGTACATGTAATTATACTTGAACTCGCTTTGAAATCGGAACCTCTTTACTGGGCTGTCTCACAACCTACCGAGCCTAGAGAACTAATCGAGCAATGTAGTTTTTATCAGCAGATTGCACATTTCTCGACGCACTTATCGAATATTTCTCGTCCGATGTTCATTATAAGTAATGATTATCTAATTATTAACGATTACTGCGAAAAATTTTACAAATGGAGTCTTAATCCATACGAAGATGCTAACTCAGTCCATAAAGGTAGTAGACGCTACTTTTTTGGAAAAGATGTGGTATGTAAACTTTATCATTTTTCTACCTTAAGCGGAACTTTACTTCCGGCAGAAAGTGAAAGAAACTTGGTTGAACTCAAGCAAGAAATTAGCTTTTTGAAAACCCCACCCCCTGGCTTTCCAGTTCCTAAACTTTTCCTTGGTGGATTTGATGTAAATCAAGGATGGTTGGTGATGGAACGCTTTGAAGGTATACTTCTTTTAGAGCGGATCTCCCAAGAAGAAATACTTGATGTGGATGGTATTTTCTCACAACTTCTTGAACAGTTGGTAATACTCGAGAAAAATGGCTTATATCATGATGATATAAGAACGTGGAATATTTTAGTGGATGACTCAGGTGAGTTAAAGCTAATTGATTATGGTTCTATTTCTAGTCAGCCTAAAGATTGCGTATGGCCTGACAACATATTTCAATCTTTCTGTATACTTGTAAATGAAATATTGAACCCTAAATCTACTACGGGGGGCTTTTTACGTCCGGCAGCACTCAGTCCATTTAATTTACCAGAAGTTTATGCAAGCTGGTTATCTTCTTTTTGGAGCTACCCTGTTGCTGAATGGAGTTTTGCACTTCTATTAGAACTATTTCACAAAAGAAAAGAACTACCAAAAATAACAGATTTAAAAAATGGATTAGAAATTTGGATTGGTGCCTCAGAAAAAGTCACAATGCATAATCAATCCCATATACATCAGGTTGATGCTCTGATGAATGAGTGCAGAGCTCGCGTGGAGAATATTGAACTCCACCTTGAGCATGGATTAAGTGAGAAAATTGCTCAGATAAAAAAAGATAATGATATAAACATAGAGAAAATTGAGTCACAAATCAGCAGCTCTCATGGCCGTATTCAGCAGATTGAACAATTGGTGAATGAAAGCATAATACAAAAAATAGATTTCCTAAAAGAACAAGGCTTAATATTTGAAAAGGCTTTGCTTGAATATAAAAATATAATAGCATCTGATGGAAATAATCAGGAACTAACTTTATTACCACATGAAGTGTTACAGGTCAAGATAACAGAGGCTGAACAGAGGATTGATAGGCTGGCAGCCGAAAATTCAGCATTGCAAACTCAGATTCAGTTAATATTGCAAAGTCGTTCCTGGAAAATGACGGCTTGGTGGCGTACGCTTGGACATCCGATAAAAAATTTCATTGTAAAACCTAAACGCCATGTTATCAAATCTGGTACAAAGATATTTTTGATAAAGACGGCAAGTTATATAAAAAATAGACCACTACTCAAAAAAAGAGTGCTGAAAGGTCTGTCCTTTACTGGTCTATATCCATTAAGTATTAAATTATATCAGCGGGTTTTCCCTATTAATAATAGCGAGCCAATAAGCGTTGAACTACCTCAAGAAGATATTTTAACGTCCTACAAGGATAATACTCAGTTACCTTCATTGGTTGAAGAAATTTACCTGAAAATTAAAAGGTAA
- a CDS encoding ABC transporter ATP-binding protein — MNNITVKKVGKAYKYYHSKWLRVIEKLTPSSSLRHTKKWVLRDISFEIKPGESVGIVGVNGAGKSTLLKLLTGTTKPTQGSIEINGRVAALLELGMGFHPDFTGRQNVYMSGLMMGHTRDTISKLMPEIERFAEIGDYIDQPVRIYSSGMQMRLAFAVATSSRPDILIVDEALSVGDSKFQAKCYSRIADFKKQGSTLLLVSHSASDIVKHCDRAIFLKNGSIEMDGTSRDVTNRYLDELFGKNNNDPSVKGNSDTITDNNLSFEDIEDVYHTRPGYRNDEYRWGNGGATIVDYDIQCNGNKYPSNIESNELTDFYIKIYFENDFDSVVPGILIKTLDGLFLYGTNSFLASEGKNTNRVSRGDVRIFKFSFPLNLNQGDYLLSFGVSAGDPLEEMIPLDRRYDSVIFHVSKAMEFWGIIDLKSTFQVYK, encoded by the coding sequence ATGAACAACATCACTGTTAAAAAAGTAGGTAAAGCTTACAAATATTATCATTCGAAATGGTTGAGGGTTATCGAGAAACTAACACCATCTTCCTCATTAAGACATACTAAGAAATGGGTGCTGCGAGATATCAGTTTTGAAATCAAACCTGGAGAGTCCGTAGGCATCGTCGGAGTTAATGGCGCAGGTAAAAGTACTTTACTAAAGTTACTTACTGGCACAACGAAACCTACTCAGGGGTCAATCGAAATTAATGGGAGAGTAGCTGCTCTACTAGAGTTAGGAATGGGTTTTCACCCTGACTTTACTGGTCGTCAAAATGTTTATATGTCTGGGCTAATGATGGGGCATACGCGGGATACTATTTCCAAACTAATGCCTGAAATAGAACGGTTCGCAGAAATTGGTGACTATATAGACCAGCCCGTAAGAATTTATTCTAGTGGAATGCAAATGCGTCTTGCATTCGCAGTTGCAACTTCATCAAGACCTGATATCTTGATCGTTGATGAAGCACTTTCTGTAGGTGATTCTAAGTTTCAGGCCAAATGCTATTCACGTATTGCAGATTTCAAAAAACAGGGATCTACTTTATTACTCGTTTCACATAGTGCAAGCGACATAGTAAAACATTGCGACCGCGCAATATTTCTTAAGAATGGCTCCATCGAAATGGATGGCACCTCGCGCGATGTTACTAACCGTTATCTGGATGAGCTATTCGGTAAGAATAATAACGACCCCTCTGTCAAAGGCAATTCAGATACAATTACAGATAATAATCTATCGTTTGAAGACATTGAAGATGTATATCATACCCGCCCAGGCTATAGGAATGATGAATACCGCTGGGGAAATGGAGGTGCTACAATTGTAGACTATGATATACAATGTAATGGCAATAAATATCCTTCAAACATAGAAAGCAATGAACTTACTGACTTTTACATTAAGATATATTTTGAAAATGATTTCGATAGTGTGGTTCCGGGTATTCTCATCAAAACCTTAGATGGTCTTTTTTTATACGGGACTAATTCTTTTCTGGCAAGTGAAGGAAAGAATACTAATAGAGTAAGTCGGGGAGATGTGCGCATTTTTAAATTTAGCTTCCCTTTGAATTTAAATCAAGGTGATTATTTGCTGTCATTTGGAGTTTCTGCCGGTGACCCTCTGGAAGAAATGATACCTCTGGACCGACGTTATGATTCAGTAATTTTTCACGTCAGCAAAGCCATGGAATTTTGGGGAATTATAGACCTAAAATCAACATTTCAAGTTTATAAATAG
- a CDS encoding ABC transporter permease produces MISGISRYRGFIIDSIKRDFQSRYQSSFLGAVWLLIQPIAMIAVYTLVFSELMRARLPDMSTPYAYSIYLCSGVLTWGMFAEILNGLVNVFLSNANILKKLSFPRICLPIIVVSTAFINFLIIFSLFIIFLALTNNLPGTVIFTIIPVLFLQIVFTVGLGIILGVLNVFARDVGQFVGILLQFWFWFTPIVYISKTLPDWAQNALKYNPMANIIECYQNVFLYHNSPQWNSLIPVSVIALLLIVAGWKMFKKHSADIVDEL; encoded by the coding sequence ATGATTAGCGGTATCAGTCGCTATCGAGGGTTTATTATCGATAGTATAAAACGTGACTTCCAATCGCGATATCAAAGTAGCTTCCTTGGAGCTGTTTGGTTACTAATTCAACCTATAGCGATGATAGCTGTTTATACATTGGTATTTTCCGAATTGATGCGTGCAAGACTGCCTGACATGTCGACGCCATATGCATACAGTATATATCTTTGTTCTGGAGTATTAACTTGGGGGATGTTTGCAGAGATATTAAACGGTCTCGTTAATGTTTTCCTTAGTAACGCCAATATACTAAAAAAACTGAGCTTTCCCAGGATATGCTTGCCTATTATTGTGGTGTCAACGGCATTCATAAACTTTTTAATCATTTTTTCACTGTTTATTATTTTTCTAGCGCTGACTAATAATCTCCCTGGAACAGTAATATTTACAATAATACCAGTTCTTTTTCTACAAATTGTTTTTACTGTTGGTCTGGGCATCATATTAGGTGTTCTAAATGTATTTGCTAGAGATGTAGGCCAATTTGTGGGTATTTTATTACAATTTTGGTTTTGGTTTACACCGATAGTATATATTAGTAAAACTCTTCCTGATTGGGCTCAAAATGCATTAAAATATAATCCGATGGCAAACATTATCGAATGTTACCAAAATGTATTTCTATATCATAACAGCCCGCAATGGAATTCCTTAATTCCTGTAAGTGTAATTGCGCTACTGCTGATAGTTGCAGGATGGAAAATGTTCAAAAAACACTCAGCTGATATAGTGGATGAATTATAA
- the cpsG gene encoding phosphomannomutase CpsG — translation MSALTCFKAYDIRGELGVELNEDIAYRIGRAYGEFLKPKKIVVGGDVRLTSESLKLALANGLMDAGTHVLDIGVSGTEEIYFATFHLGIDGGIEVTASHNPMNYNGMKLVKENARPISGDTGLRDVQKLAEENKFQAVDPSTRGTYTKISVLDAYIDHLMSYIDLANFQQSMKLVINSGNGAAGHVIDEIEKRFKQASVPVEFIKVHHQPDGNFPNGIPNPLLPECRKDTADAVKAHSADMGIAFDGDFDRCFLFDENAEFIEGYYIVGLLAEAFLQKEPGAKIIHDPRLTWNTIDIVTKAGGLPVMSKTGHAFIKERMRQEDAVYGGEMSAHHYFRDFAYCDSGMIPWLLVIGLIALQKMTLSQLVSERMNAYPASGEINRKLDDPQSAIALVESFYKERAIMVDSTDGISMEFEKWRFNIRSSNTEPVVRLNVESKANISIMQMETDHILTLLDGK, via the coding sequence ATGTCAGCATTAACCTGTTTCAAAGCATATGATATTCGCGGTGAGTTAGGTGTGGAACTTAATGAAGATATAGCCTATCGCATTGGTCGCGCTTATGGAGAGTTTTTAAAACCCAAAAAAATAGTAGTGGGTGGCGATGTACGCCTGACAAGTGAATCGCTCAAGCTTGCACTTGCAAATGGTCTGATGGATGCAGGTACTCATGTGCTTGATATTGGCGTGAGTGGCACCGAAGAAATTTATTTTGCCACTTTTCATCTTGGTATTGATGGTGGGATTGAAGTGACTGCTAGCCATAATCCCATGAATTATAATGGGATGAAACTGGTTAAGGAAAATGCACGGCCTATCAGTGGCGATACGGGACTGAGGGATGTACAGAAGCTTGCTGAAGAAAATAAATTTCAGGCTGTTGATCCCTCCACGCGAGGAACGTATACGAAAATTTCTGTACTTGATGCGTATATTGATCATCTGATGAGTTATATCGATCTCGCTAATTTCCAGCAAAGCATGAAATTGGTGATCAACTCTGGTAACGGGGCTGCTGGCCACGTAATTGACGAAATCGAAAAGCGTTTTAAACAAGCCAGTGTGCCTGTTGAATTCATTAAAGTGCATCATCAACCCGATGGCAATTTCCCTAATGGGATACCTAATCCTCTTTTACCTGAGTGCCGTAAAGACACGGCGGATGCGGTTAAGGCCCATTCTGCTGATATGGGTATTGCTTTTGATGGCGACTTTGACCGTTGCTTCTTATTTGATGAAAATGCGGAATTTATTGAAGGCTACTATATAGTAGGTTTGCTGGCTGAAGCTTTTTTACAGAAAGAACCGGGTGCTAAAATTATTCATGATCCACGACTCACCTGGAACACTATTGATATAGTCACGAAAGCCGGTGGTTTACCTGTTATGTCTAAGACAGGACATGCATTTATAAAAGAACGCATGCGCCAGGAAGACGCGGTATATGGTGGTGAAATGAGTGCTCATCATTACTTCCGGGATTTCGCTTATTGCGATAGTGGTATGATTCCATGGTTGCTGGTAATTGGATTGATAGCTTTACAAAAAATGACGCTCAGCCAACTGGTTTCTGAACGAATGAATGCTTATCCAGCCTCGGGAGAAATCAATCGTAAACTAGACGACCCGCAATCAGCCATTGCTTTAGTGGAATCATTTTACAAAGAAAGAGCTATCATGGTTGATTCAACCGATGGAATAAGTATGGAGTTTGAGAAATGGCGGTTCAACATTCGCTCATCAAACACAGAACCAGTGGTAAGGCTCAACGTTGAGTCAAAGGCTAATATCAGCATAATGCAAATGGAAACGGATCATATCCTGACACTTCTAGATGGTAAATAA
- a CDS encoding mannose-1-phosphate guanylyltransferase/mannose-6-phosphate isomerase, which produces MLLPVIMAGGTGSRLWPLSRELYPKQFICLHGQNSMLQETVLRLSGVQARDPVVICNEEHRFLVAEQLRQVNKLSHNIILEPVGRNTAPAIALAALNAVDQGDDPILLVLAADHIIDDKSAFHEAIAQAIKYAKNGSLVTFGIVPTGPETGYGYIHRGEKISDDENSPHRVQRFVEKPDRETADDYIRSGQYYWNSGMFMFRAKRYLQELEKFRPDILEACKRAMANVKEGDDFINIDKDDFIACPDESVDYAVMEKTDDAVVVPLDAGWSDVGSWSALWEVNEKDVAGNSLKGDTFIHNAKNCYINTDDQLVAAIGVEDLVIVNTKDAVLVARRDQVQDVKRVVEFLKTECRSEYRKHRETYWPWGRADLVVQTGRFNVNRITVKPGEAFDLQMHYHRTEHWVILSGTAKVTIQDKTILLTENQSTFIPIGSIHTLENPGKIPLELLEIQSGSYLGDDDIINIKEQYLKS; this is translated from the coding sequence ATGTTACTTCCAGTAATCATGGCCGGTGGAACCGGCAGTCGTTTGTGGCCCTTGTCCCGAGAGCTTTATCCGAAGCAGTTCATCTGTCTTCACGGGCAAAATTCTATGTTGCAGGAAACCGTGCTGAGATTATCTGGGGTACAGGCCCGAGATCCCGTTGTAATATGTAATGAAGAGCACCGTTTTCTCGTGGCTGAGCAGTTGCGTCAGGTAAATAAACTATCGCACAACATTATCCTCGAACCTGTGGGGCGTAATACTGCACCAGCCATCGCCCTGGCAGCACTTAACGCTGTAGATCAGGGAGACGATCCTATTCTTCTCGTCCTGGCTGCTGACCATATCATCGATGATAAATCGGCTTTCCATGAAGCGATTGCGCAGGCGATTAAATATGCTAAAAATGGAAGCCTCGTGACCTTTGGCATCGTTCCCACCGGGCCTGAAACAGGCTATGGCTATATCCACCGCGGTGAGAAAATCAGCGATGATGAGAACTCGCCACACCGTGTACAAAGATTTGTCGAAAAACCTGACCGTGAAACAGCTGACGATTACATTCGTTCAGGTCAGTATTATTGGAACAGCGGTATGTTTATGTTCCGTGCCAAACGCTATTTGCAAGAGTTAGAGAAATTTCGGCCCGACATTCTGGAAGCCTGTAAGCGGGCAATGGCGAATGTTAAGGAAGGAGATGATTTCATCAATATTGATAAGGATGATTTTATAGCCTGTCCTGATGAATCCGTTGATTATGCCGTTATGGAAAAAACAGACGACGCCGTGGTAGTCCCTCTTGATGCGGGATGGAGCGATGTGGGTTCCTGGTCAGCATTATGGGAAGTAAACGAGAAAGACGTTGCAGGTAACTCGCTGAAAGGGGATACCTTCATACATAATGCGAAGAATTGTTACATTAACACAGATGATCAGCTTGTAGCCGCAATTGGGGTTGAGGATCTGGTTATAGTCAATACCAAAGATGCTGTTCTGGTCGCCAGACGCGATCAGGTGCAGGACGTAAAGCGCGTTGTTGAGTTTCTAAAAACCGAATGCCGCAGTGAATATCGCAAACATCGAGAAACTTACTGGCCTTGGGGCCGTGCCGATTTAGTCGTTCAGACTGGACGGTTCAACGTGAATCGTATAACGGTTAAACCGGGTGAAGCATTTGATCTGCAGATGCATTATCACCGTACCGAGCATTGGGTTATTCTGTCGGGCACCGCAAAAGTCACTATCCAGGATAAAACAATATTGCTGACTGAAAACCAGTCTACTTTTATACCTATCGGTTCAATCCATACGCTGGAGAATCCTGGGAAAATTCCTCTGGAATTGCTTGAGATTCAGTCAGGATCTTATTTAGGTGATGATGATATTATCAACATCAAAGAACAGTATTTGAAAAGTTAA
- the galE gene encoding UDP-glucose 4-epimerase GalE: protein MAILVTGGAGYIGSHTVLTLLERGDDVVVLDNLINASRESLSRVEKLAGKKATFIEGDILDRACLRNLFTQHDISAVIHFAGLKAVGESTRMPLEYYQNNVTGTLILLEEMRAAGVNQFIFSSSATVYGADAPVPYVETTPIGGTTSPYGTSKLMVEFILRDFAKANPEFKTIALRYFNPVGAHESGQIGEDPNGIPNNLLPYIAQVAIGRLEKVNIFGGDYPTKDGTGERDYIHVMDLAEGHLKALDHIASISGYKAYNLGAGVGYSVLEMVKAFEKASGRTIPYQISPRRDGDLAAFWADASLADKDLNWRVSRGIDQMMRDTWKWQSLNPQGYK, encoded by the coding sequence ATGGCTATTTTAGTCACGGGCGGGGCGGGTTACATCGGTTCCCATACGGTTTTGACGCTGCTTGAGCGCGGCGACGACGTGGTAGTACTGGACAACCTGATCAACGCTTCGCGCGAATCCCTCAGCCGGGTAGAAAAGCTGGCGGGTAAAAAAGCCACTTTCATTGAAGGTGACATCCTCGACCGCGCCTGCCTGCGCAATCTCTTTACCCAGCATGATATCTCTGCGGTGATCCACTTCGCCGGCCTTAAAGCCGTAGGCGAATCGACCCGTATGCCGCTGGAGTACTATCAAAATAACGTGACCGGCACCCTTATCCTGCTGGAAGAGATGCGCGCCGCTGGTGTCAATCAATTTATTTTTAGCTCTTCCGCCACGGTGTACGGTGCGGATGCGCCGGTTCCCTATGTGGAAACTACGCCAATCGGCGGCACAACCAGCCCGTACGGCACCTCGAAACTGATGGTCGAATTCATCCTGCGCGACTTTGCAAAGGCCAACCCGGAATTCAAAACCATTGCGCTGCGCTACTTCAACCCGGTTGGCGCACACGAGTCTGGTCAGATTGGGGAAGATCCTAACGGTATCCCAAACAACCTGCTGCCCTATATCGCCCAGGTGGCCATTGGCCGACTGGAAAAGGTGAATATTTTTGGCGGTGATTATCCCACCAAAGATGGCACCGGTGAGCGTGACTACATCCACGTGATGGATCTTGCCGAAGGTCACCTTAAAGCGCTGGATCACATTGCGTCCATCAGCGGCTATAAAGCCTATAACCTTGGGGCGGGCGTAGGATATTCGGTCCTGGAAATGGTTAAGGCCTTCGAGAAAGCCAGCGGTCGTACCATTCCTTATCAGATTTCCCCTCGCCGCGACGGCGATCTCGCCGCCTTCTGGGCCGACGCCTCACTGGCAGACAAAGATCTCAACTGGCGCGTTTCGCGCGGTATCGACCAGATGATGCGTGATACCTGGAAATGGCAGAGTTTGAATCCGCAGGGATATAAGTAA
- the galF gene encoding UTP--glucose-1-phosphate uridylyltransferase GalF: MTKLKAVIPVAGLGMHMLPATKAIPKEMLPIVDKPMIQYIVDECVAAGIKEIVLVTHASKNAVENHFDTSYELEALLEARVKRSLLSEVQSICPPGVTIMNVRQPQPLGLANSILCARPMLHDEAFVVVLPDVLLDDSTADPLRYNLAAMVARFEETGRSQVLAHHMPEADLSEYSVIKTRDVMDNPGQVSQIVDFVEKPENPQTLNSDLAAVGRYVLSADIWAELENLEPGAWDRYQLTDAIASLAKKQPVDAHQLSGASFDCGRKLGYMKAFVSWGLRNNAQGREFREAVQTILAK, translated from the coding sequence ATGACCAAGCTTAAAGCAGTTATCCCCGTTGCGGGTCTGGGTATGCACATGCTCCCTGCTACAAAAGCCATTCCTAAAGAGATGCTGCCGATTGTAGATAAGCCGATGATCCAGTACATCGTCGACGAATGCGTGGCAGCAGGGATCAAGGAAATTGTTCTGGTCACCCACGCTTCCAAAAATGCGGTTGAAAACCATTTTGATACTTCCTATGAACTGGAAGCCCTGCTTGAAGCGCGCGTTAAGCGTTCACTGCTGAGCGAAGTTCAGTCAATCTGCCCACCGGGCGTCACTATTATGAATGTTCGCCAGCCTCAGCCGCTGGGCCTGGCTAACTCTATCCTGTGCGCCCGCCCGATGCTGCATGACGAAGCGTTTGTGGTCGTGCTGCCTGACGTGCTGCTGGATGATTCTACCGCTGACCCACTGCGCTACAACCTGGCCGCCATGGTTGCACGCTTTGAAGAGACCGGCCGCAGCCAGGTGCTGGCGCATCATATGCCGGAAGCCGACCTGTCTGAATACTCGGTCATCAAAACGCGCGACGTGATGGACAACCCGGGCCAGGTCAGCCAAATCGTCGATTTCGTTGAGAAGCCTGAAAACCCGCAGACGCTGAACTCCGATCTGGCCGCCGTGGGTCGTTACGTTCTGTCTGCCGATATCTGGGCTGAACTGGAAAATCTGGAGCCGGGTGCATGGGATCGTTATCAGCTGACCGATGCCATTGCCAGCCTTGCGAAGAAACAGCCGGTTGACGCTCACCAGCTTTCTGGCGCAAGCTTCGACTGCGGACGTAAACTGGGCTATATGAAAGCCTTTGTTTCCTGGGGCTTACGCAACAACGCCCAGGGCCGTGAGTTCCGTGAGGCAGTCCAGACCATTCTGGCAAAATAA
- a CDS encoding lipopolysaccharide biosynthesis protein: MSSLKHQAAWLFGGTCFAAVLQVVQLGVLARRLEAHELGVLAIINAILAVAMVLQDMGMSSYIVHRQNITRKEQSTIYWVNVLLSLITGLLLIAIAWPIAHFYHIPQLTGLIMLTSLNFLVLGSLSQYQAHFIKAKKMVLLAKIEMVTKFLAFIFTVAMLWFTSLNVAAVILGLFSNAAMRILCMIWFGDKAWRPTFEFDKATFLSSIKYGVYQLGSQTINQLRTQADSLIVGKVMGADMLGVYSLAKELVLQPLKLVTPVINRLALPRFAEKQHEPAQLQKLFLKGTLAIMLFSSLMYLAIGILSPVIVRVLYGSAHEAVGHLIPLMLLFGMLRPMGGLTGAISQANGRTNVEFYWNIVASIIVVLVLATTWIYPNVWYVALTLSISQVLISAFAHPFFIKPVIGIRFIPYARQWVSVSVVFVGIMALVSYYNLFIMPEWFSGWF, encoded by the coding sequence GTGAGTAGTTTAAAACATCAGGCCGCCTGGCTGTTTGGCGGCACCTGTTTCGCCGCCGTATTACAGGTCGTGCAGCTGGGCGTGCTGGCCCGCAGGCTGGAGGCCCACGAACTGGGCGTTCTGGCTATTATCAACGCCATTCTGGCGGTAGCGATGGTGTTGCAGGATATGGGGATGAGCAGCTATATCGTGCATCGCCAGAACATCACCCGGAAAGAGCAGAGCACCATCTACTGGGTGAACGTCCTGCTGAGCCTGATAACCGGGCTGCTGCTGATCGCCATCGCCTGGCCTATCGCGCATTTCTATCATATTCCTCAGCTGACCGGACTGATTATGCTAACCAGTCTGAACTTTCTGGTGCTGGGTTCGCTGTCGCAATATCAGGCTCATTTTATTAAAGCCAAAAAGATGGTGCTGCTGGCGAAAATAGAGATGGTCACCAAATTCCTGGCATTTATATTTACCGTTGCCATGCTCTGGTTTACCTCCCTCAACGTTGCCGCCGTTATTTTGGGGCTGTTTTCAAATGCCGCCATGCGTATTCTGTGCATGATTTGGTTTGGCGATAAAGCCTGGCGACCCACCTTTGAATTTGATAAAGCCACTTTTTTAAGTTCGATTAAATATGGTGTCTATCAGCTCGGTTCCCAGACGATAAATCAGCTGCGTACTCAGGCCGACTCCCTGATTGTGGGTAAGGTCATGGGAGCCGATATGCTGGGGGTCTATTCTCTGGCAAAAGAGCTGGTGCTTCAGCCACTTAAGCTGGTTACGCCGGTGATCAACCGCCTGGCGCTGCCGCGCTTTGCTGAAAAGCAGCATGAACCGGCGCAGCTTCAGAAACTGTTCCTGAAAGGCACGCTGGCCATCATGCTGTTTAGCAGCCTGATGTATCTGGCGATCGGCATCCTTTCACCGGTGATCGTGCGGGTGCTTTATGGCAGCGCACATGAAGCCGTCGGCCACCTGATACCGCTGATGCTTCTCTTCGGCATGCTGCGTCCAATGGGCGGCCTGACGGGCGCAATTTCGCAGGCAAACGGACGGACTAACGTCGAGTTTTACTGGAATATTGTGGCAAGCATCATTGTGGTGCTGGTGCTGGCCACCACCTGGATCTACCCCAACGTCTGGTATGTGGCGCTGACGCTGTCAATTTCTCAGGTGCTCATTTCGGCCTTTGCCCATCCATTCTTTATTAAGCCGGTGATTGGCATCCGCTTTATCCCGTATGCCCGACAGTGGGTCTCGGTTTCAGTGGTGTTTGTCGGCATAATGGCGCTGGTCAGCTACTACAATTTGTTTATTATGCCGGAGTGGTTTAGCGGCTGGTTTTAA